The genomic segment TTTCCTTAAGCCTCTTCTTATTTAAAAACATTCTAAATTATTTGCGCTGTATGAACTTATCTTTTATCTTTGCGGCAAAAATAAAGAAAGACAGAAGACTATGCGTTTGTCCGAATTGAAAACCGGTGAAAAAGGTGTAATTGTTAAAGTACTGGGACATGGTGGTTTCCGTAAGCGAATCGTAGAAATGGGATTTGTCAAGGGAAAAACGGTGGAGGTACTGCTGAATGCCCCTTTGAAGGATCCTGTTAAGTACAAGGTAATGGGATATGAAATATCATTGCGGCATCAGGAAGCTGAAATGATTGAGATTGTTGGCGAACAGGAAATGCTCCGGGATGCGGTACATCTTGATTATCACGAGGGGATGAGCGAGGATATGCGTCTGAGTGAAGAAGAACTGAAACGTATCGCTTTGGGCAAACGTCGTACTATTAATGTGGCTTTGGTGGGAAATCCCAATTGTGGCAAGACGTCTCTTTTTAATATTGCTTCGGGTTCGCACGAGCATGTAGGGAATTATAGCGGTGTAACCGTAGATGCCAAAGAAGGCTATTTCGACTTTCAGGGCTATCACTTCCGCATTGTAGACTTGCCGGGAACCTATTCTCTTTCTGCATATTCTCCTGAAGAAATTTATGTTCGTCACCACATTATCAATGAAACGCCGGATATTATAATCAACGTAGTGGATTCTTCCAATTTGGAACGTAATCTGTATCTTACTACCCAGCTGATTGACATGAATGTACGTATGGTTATTGCGCTCAATATGTACGATGAACTGGAAGCGAGTGGTAATACGTTGGATTACGTAAAGCTTGGACAATTGTTCGGCGTGCCGATGCTGCCTACTATTAGCCGAACCGGGAAGGGGATTGAACAGCTTTTTCATGTTATTATCGGTATTTACGAAGGCGGAGACTTCTTGGATAAGAAAGGGAAAGTGCGTGCTGAAATACTGAATGACCTGCGCAATTGGCACAAGGAATATGTGCCCGATCATGATTTTGGGACTCACAAGGAGGAGAAGGAACATCCGGTTGGCTTTTACCGCCATATTCATATCAATCATGGGCCTGAACTGGAACGGAGCATTGAGGAGGTGAAGCGCGTTATCAGCGTCAATGAAAACATACGGTATAAATATTCTACTCGTTTTTTGGCTATCAAGTTGCTGGAAAATGACGGTGACTTGGAGAAAATAGTACAGGAGTTTCCTAATGGAAAAGATATTATTGAAGTTCGTAATCGTGAAGAGCAACGCCTTCGCAATGCGATAAACGAGGATAGCGAGCAGGCCATTACGGATGCTAAATACGGTTTTATTTCCGGTGCACTTCGTGAAACCTATGTTGACAATCATGAAGATACGGCACGTACCACGCGTGTGATAGACTCGATTGTGACGCATCGCGTATGGGGGTACCCTATTTTTTTTCTGTTCCTGTATCTGATGTTTGAAGGAACATTTATACTGGGGGACTATCCTATGCAGGGTATTGAATGGCTGGTAGGGGTACTGGGCGATTGGGTGAGGAATAACATGTCAGAAGGTCCGCTGAAAGACTTACTGGTTGACGGTATCATTGGTGGTGTAGGCGGGGTTATCGTCTTCCTGCCGAATATTTTGATTTTGTATTTTTTCATTTCTTTAATGGAAGATTCCGGATATATGGCGCGTGCAGCTTTTATTATGGATAAGATAATGCATAAAATGGGGTTGCATGGTAAGTCTTTCATTCCTTTGATTATGGGATTTGGTTGCAATGTGCCGGCCATTATGGCTTCACGAACCATTGAGAACCGTAAAAGTCGGCTGGTAACCATGCTCATCAATCCGTTGATGTCATGTAGTGCCCGTTTGCCTATTTATTTGCTGTTGGTGGGGGCGTTCTTTCCCAATAATGCCAGTCTGGTATTATTGGTAATTTATGCTATCGGTATTTTGCTGGCGGTAGTTATGGCGCGGCTTTTCTGTCGTTTTCTGGTGAAGGGAGACGATACGCCGTTTGTTATGGAGCTTCCCCCTTACCGCATACCCACATCCAAGTCTATTTTCCGCCATACTTGGGAGAAAGGTGCGCAGTATTTACGTAAAATGGGGGGAATCATTATGATAGCTTCCATTGTTATATGGGCTTTAGGATACTATCCGAACCATGACGCATATACAGATGTGGCCGAACAACAGGAAAATTCTTATATCGGTAGGATAGGTAAGGCCATGGAGCCGGTGATAAAACCGTTGGGCTTCGATTGGAAGCTGGGCATTGGTATTCTTTCTGGTGTAGGAGCTAAGGAATTGGTGGTAAGTACACTTGGCGTACTGTATGCAGATGACGCCGAAGCTGATGCGGTGAGTTTGGGTGAACGTATCCCGATTACTCCTTTGGTGGCTTTTTGCTATATGGTGTTTGTACTGATTTATTTTCCATGTATCGCTACACTGGCTGCCATTAAAGGAGAATCAGGAAGTTGGAAGTGGGCATTGTTTACAGCAGTGTACACCACTGTGCTTGCATGGGTAGTGGTCTTTGCTATTTATCAGATAGGAGGAATGTTTGGATGAATAATTGGCAGAATTGGGCAGTAGCCCTTATTTTATTACTGTGTATTGTCCGTATAGGGCAGAGTATTTATTCTTTTTTTCGTGGAGTGAAGGAAAAACGTAATCCTTGTGCAAATTGTGCAACTGGCTGTGAATTAAAGAATTTATATGAGAAGAAACGTTCGGAGTGTAGTGAAGAAAGAAAAGAAACAAAGAAAAAATGCTGCGGATAGTTGGTAGTTCCAAAAAATGTACTACCTTTGCATCCGCAAACGAGAAAGACTGGTTCCTTGGATGAGTGGCTTAGTCAGCGGTCTGCAAAACCGTGTACGGCGGTTCGAATCCGCCAGGAACCTCAAAAACTCCGGAATATCTATTTGAATATTCCGGAGTTTTCTTTTTCATAAAATCATCATAGAAACTTGTGGGTTCGGGTAAACGTAGGTTCTATAAGACATTAAAACATCGGTAATTGGTATATGAATCCTACTGATACTCTGTTCGTAGAGTAGTTTTCTTGTCCAAGTGATTTAGCGCGGGCTGTAAAATCATAAGTACGGCCTACGTAAGTGAGGAAGAAATGCAGGTTGGTATCCATAGGGTAGAACTCTACACCGGCAAAGTAGCCCCATGCGGTACGGTATTTCCCTTTTTCTAAATTTTCCTGTTGTTTGGTGAGAGATGCTGTTTCGTACATCCCTTTTACGAAGACATTCCATTTAGGTAGAAAACGGTAATTCAATTTAGTTACCATTGAAAAGTATCCGATGTTGGAAGCATTGTGCCCTTCCATGCTGCCTGTTATTCCTGTCATGATGCCTTTGCGGTCGATACTTTCTTTGGAGTACATGAAATCGAGGAACATATTGAACTTATCTAAGTTTAGTTCATTACCGAACGCATAATAATAGAGGTACTTGTCTTTTGCTTCGTTCATGATAGAAGCAGACCAGCGCGTCTTGAAGATGTCATTGAAATTTCCGTTCCAGTTCAAAGTATACACCAGTGGAAGTTTGCCCGATTCTATTGTTGGGAGTTCATCTTCGGCGTTTTCAACACCATATGTCTTGTTGAAAGAACCGTTGCGGCTGTCCAATATTTGAAGGTTCAGCTGCTGATGGGCGTTAATATCGTAACCGATGTTCAAACCGGTCATGAAGTTGCTCATGTTCTCAATCATATCGCTATATTCGTATATTTCGATAGGATTCAGATCGAATTCAATGCCACCGTATGCAGTACATTGCTTGCCGGCAAAGATAGAGAACCCCTTTCCTAACTTTACGCCAATTCCGGCAATATCGATAGAGGTAGGAAGATTGTCTATATTTCCACTGCTGTCATTTGATCGGTTTAGCCGTTGCCGGTACCGGTATGAGAGCCAGTTGTTGAGATTTCCTTTGGCTTCAATGCGGAGTTGTCTCATTTTGAAAGCCCCTTCTTCAAAACCATTGCGGAAATTGGCATCGAAACTGCCTTGCATGTTGAGGAATAAGTTGAACTTATCCTGTTTTTTCTTTACGTTGGTGAGTTCTTCAAACAGCGTTTTATTCTCAAGGAACTTCTCGTTTTTTTCTGTATTTTGAGAATACATGCTTTGCATGCAGCTTGCTGCCAGGAGTATAAATGTCAGTTTTTTTATCATTGCCACCGTTTTTTAGTATTCATTAAAATATTCCTGAATCTGTTTCCAGTCATTGGTCTTGGTTAGCGCAAGCATTAGCAAAACACGTGACTTCTGAGGATTTAACTCCTGTGATGCGATAAACTGATATTGCGCATCGTCTACTTCTGCATCGAGAGAGGTCGGGCCTGTCGGCACTCTTGATGAACGGACCACAAGTATACCTTTCTTGCGTGCATCTATTAGTATGGGAAATATATTCTTATGAATATTTCCGTTGCCTACTCCTGCATGGATAATACCTTTATATCCGTTATCTAACATTGGGGCGACGATATCGGCTTCGATGTTTGAATAACTGTAAACGATACCTACTTTGGGGAGTGAGTTCAAGTTGGTAACATCGAATACGGATTGAGTAGTATGTTTCTTTGCGGATGACATATTATATGTGACCTTGCCATTCAAGACATAGCCAAGTGCGCCGTCATTGGGGGCTTGAAATGTTTGTACGTCAACGGTATTCATTTTCAGTACGCTTGCAGCACCGAGTACGCTTCCGTTCATTGCCACTAAAACGCCTTTTCCTTTGGACTCTTTTGCTCCGGCCACAACAACGGCATTATATAAGTTAAGAGGCCCGTCGGCACTGAGGGCGGTGGATGGGCGCATGGCTCCGACTAAAACAACCGGTTTATCGCTCTTTACTGTCAGGTTGAGGAAATAGGCTGTTTCTTCCATTGTATCGGTTCCATGGGTAATCACGATACCGTCAATGTCAGAGCGTTTCAGAAGCTGGTTAATCTTCTTTGCAAGAGTTAGCCAGACATCATCGTTCATATCTTGTGAACCGATTTTTACGATTTGCTCTCCTGTTACGTTAGCTATATTTTTCAGTTCAGGCACAGCGTCAAGCAGGGTACCGATAGCTACTTGTCCGGCAGTATAATTTGTGGCAGTAGCAGACGTTCCTGTTCCGGCAATTGTTCCACCGGTGGCAAGGATATGAATATTAGGCTTTTGTTGCGCAAAAGTCATCATTGCGGAAAACAGT from the Bacteroides eggerthii genome contains:
- the ansB gene encoding L-asparaginase 2; protein product: MKKLERLSMVAAMLLFSAMMTFAQQKPNIHILATGGTIAGTGTSATATNYTAGQVAIGTLLDAVPELKNIANVTGEQIVKIGSQDMNDDVWLTLAKKINQLLKRSDIDGIVITHGTDTMEETAYFLNLTVKSDKPVVLVGAMRPSTALSADGPLNLYNAVVVAGAKESKGKGVLVAMNGSVLGAASVLKMNTVDVQTFQAPNDGALGYVLNGKVTYNMSSAKKHTTQSVFDVTNLNSLPKVGIVYSYSNIEADIVAPMLDNGYKGIIHAGVGNGNIHKNIFPILIDARKKGILVVRSSRVPTGPTSLDAEVDDAQYQFIASQELNPQKSRVLLMLALTKTNDWKQIQEYFNEY
- a CDS encoding porin, with the protein product MKKLTFILLAASCMQSMYSQNTEKNEKFLENKTLFEELTNVKKKQDKFNLFLNMQGSFDANFRNGFEEGAFKMRQLRIEAKGNLNNWLSYRYRQRLNRSNDSSGNIDNLPTSIDIAGIGVKLGKGFSIFAGKQCTAYGGIEFDLNPIEIYEYSDMIENMSNFMTGLNIGYDINAHQQLNLQILDSRNGSFNKTYGVENAEDELPTIESGKLPLVYTLNWNGNFNDIFKTRWSASIMNEAKDKYLYYYAFGNELNLDKFNMFLDFMYSKESIDRKGIMTGITGSMEGHNASNIGYFSMVTKLNYRFLPKWNVFVKGMYETASLTKQQENLEKGKYRTAWGYFAGVEFYPMDTNLHFFLTYVGRTYDFTARAKSLGQENYSTNRVSVGFIYQLPMF
- the feoB gene encoding ferrous iron transport protein B; amino-acid sequence: MRLSELKTGEKGVIVKVLGHGGFRKRIVEMGFVKGKTVEVLLNAPLKDPVKYKVMGYEISLRHQEAEMIEIVGEQEMLRDAVHLDYHEGMSEDMRLSEEELKRIALGKRRTINVALVGNPNCGKTSLFNIASGSHEHVGNYSGVTVDAKEGYFDFQGYHFRIVDLPGTYSLSAYSPEEIYVRHHIINETPDIIINVVDSSNLERNLYLTTQLIDMNVRMVIALNMYDELEASGNTLDYVKLGQLFGVPMLPTISRTGKGIEQLFHVIIGIYEGGDFLDKKGKVRAEILNDLRNWHKEYVPDHDFGTHKEEKEHPVGFYRHIHINHGPELERSIEEVKRVISVNENIRYKYSTRFLAIKLLENDGDLEKIVQEFPNGKDIIEVRNREEQRLRNAINEDSEQAITDAKYGFISGALRETYVDNHEDTARTTRVIDSIVTHRVWGYPIFFLFLYLMFEGTFILGDYPMQGIEWLVGVLGDWVRNNMSEGPLKDLLVDGIIGGVGGVIVFLPNILILYFFISLMEDSGYMARAAFIMDKIMHKMGLHGKSFIPLIMGFGCNVPAIMASRTIENRKSRLVTMLINPLMSCSARLPIYLLLVGAFFPNNASLVLLVIYAIGILLAVVMARLFCRFLVKGDDTPFVMELPPYRIPTSKSIFRHTWEKGAQYLRKMGGIIMIASIVIWALGYYPNHDAYTDVAEQQENSYIGRIGKAMEPVIKPLGFDWKLGIGILSGVGAKELVVSTLGVLYADDAEADAVSLGERIPITPLVAFCYMVFVLIYFPCIATLAAIKGESGSWKWALFTAVYTTVLAWVVVFAIYQIGGMFG